The genomic segment TTTTAAACTGAAAACGGAAAACAGCAGATCACAGCAAATGTGTGACATTTGTCTAAATGGGTGCTGTCTAGGCCCCACAATCCTCCCTACAGGCCATGACGTTCTGGCGACTGACTCCGTAGCAGACGTCACCCTGGACGCCACAGAAGCCAACAAAGATCTTGACATGGTCACTGTTCCTCCATCAACCCACCCAGTGACCGCCGAAGAGCAAGATATGATGGACGTCACGACCGAAGCGCCCTCTCCTCAGGTGACGCACGGTACTGAAGAGAACGAAGTTGAAACCGATACCCCCGCTCCGGCTGCTACTGAGGCCCCTGAACTCCTTAACACCAACCCCCCTGCTGTTGAGAGCGCCCCCACAGAGGCTCCTGAAGATGCTGAGGTCATCCCTCAGTGGACAGAAGCTGTCAAGACCGACACGTTCAACGAGGTGGTTGTTGAAGACGACGCAGAGGGTAAGCAAAGAATCAGTGAATGAGATGGACAATTAGTAATGGTGGCCAGCAAAACAATCACTGCCAAAGTTCACACACAGTTCAGTTTTCACTTTttagttcaatacatttgcatttaatctttaaggactgtttgtttttaaacttttagcacaattcttatttaactgtgcagtacattttgattgaataattttttggtcatttttattttcctctatTTAAGTGCGGTGTTACTggtcaaactgtgcataatgtactgtattttaatgtaggTCATGATGGTACTAGTTAGGGAGCTAAGCATTATTTTAGGCGGTACTTGGTggaaaacgtttgagaaccactaccCTAACACTTTGCTTCTGTCTTGCAGAGGGCCTGAGCTCGGGCCAGGTCGTCGGCATCGTGATTGGCGCTCTGTTGGCAGTGGTCATCGTCATCGCTGTAGTGATTGCTGCCGTGAGGAGGATGGGAAAATACTCGTGAGTACCTTGCCTCAACTTCAAATCATTACGTTGACTGGATGACGGGATGCTTACTTTACGGTGGACCACCGCACATGCGTTGTTCACAGGTCAAATATTCACCTATccccagctatttgctgaaaaacacacctattCACAAATGTTGTGGTCTTTGGGAAACATCCCAATATGCCAGaagatgccgccaaagccctgtctaaatcagaattggtgtcaaagaagtGCTGCATCTTGACTGGAAGACAACCTTTGAATGTCAGGGAGAAGCGCAATTTAactgggttgttagcggaaaTTATGGACAGACTTTACTGCATGTTCAATATATGCAcacttttgtgcatttttaaaaaaaatctaataatctGTAAATTGCTTATTTACTCACTTTGTTTCAGCTAGGgttgtttttaaaagtgctcaataaataaagttaagtTGATATGACAGCAGCACACCATTGCCTGATACAAACCACCCGTTTGCTGTATAATGATGcaattgtattgtgtgtgtgtgtgtgtgtgtgtgtgtgtgtacgtgtgtgtgtgcgtgcatgcgtatgtgtgtgtgtgtgtatcacagGTCTGCCAGCAGCAAAAAGCCAGCGAAAAAAGATATTGTAAtcacttctgtgattttttttcccctcccctaTTTGATCATTTCAGCTAATCTTTTACACCACAGTATAACCAAAGTTCCCCACCTCCCTCTAAACCTGTCATCACTGTTACAGTAATGTCGGAAGCTGTATGGAAAATGCtgatctttttgttttaattggtgAATTTTCTAACAAGGTGTGCATTTAGGCCCTGTTTTTACACACTCAATTTATTCATCGCACCCCTAAAAATACTACCAGTAATTATAATGCATTTTACTGTCACTACAAGTCCCACAATGCACTGCACGAGCTGGTGCAATGTTGTGTCAGAACCAAGAGGTCATTTTATGACACAAGTCAGTGAGTGGCACAGTAGTTTTCCAAATTGTGTCCAGACTAGTTAGCTACAGAATATTAGCTTACCTCCTGAGGCCCCACCAGTAAGCGACATACGGTGGCCTTGGAGAAATATAACTAGCATTTGATAAAGCATTCCGTTGaactaaaaaagtaaataactaAAAGGTTTTTTTGGGGAGTTAATGAGTTGTCAGTAGGTGaaacagtggacaactggttagcacatttgcttcacagttctgaggactggggttcaaatcccagactcgcctgtgtggagtttgcatgttctccccgtgcctgcggtggtttttctctgggtactccggtttcctcccacatcccaaaaacatgcatggtaggttaattgaagactaaatttcccttaggtgtaaatgtgattacgaatggttgtttgtttgtactgtatctgccctgcgattggctggcaaccagttcagggtgtaccctgcctctcgcccgaagatagctgggatagcctccagcacgcccacaacccgagtgaggataagtggtacagaaaatggatggatggatggagttgtcAGTAATTGGACGTGTGTTTTGCCTGTCACAAACACGATCATCAATCTTTAGTGActgtaatattataatattgatTTCCTTACTGCCAACATCAAGCATTTCCCTGTAATTGTCTATTTCTGACATGTTTCTAGAATTCTGTTGAGAAATATTTTCTTTGGCTTCAAAAGGGACAAATAAAAGTCaagcaaatgcatttttattaacGTATATTCATGTTGTTCTGTTCTTTAGCAAACATAATTTGACACATGCCCTCCTAACAGTAATAGCTGAACTGCACACCACCAACGACCCTCAGGGTCAACTTACAAAACCCCCCACCAACCATACACTCTAACTGCTCTTATTACAAAGAAAGAACCCTTGGAACCTTATCTCCTgagtgactgtggctctccttctCTTCCTCAGCCCATGAAGAAGAATAAGACGAAGGCGGCCAAGCAGC from the Phycodurus eques isolate BA_2022a chromosome 1, UOR_Pequ_1.1, whole genome shotgun sequence genome contains:
- the si:ch211-156j16.1 gene encoding podoplanin produces the protein MNVQLLLLLAFCAFTHASPTILPTGHDVLATDSVADVTLDATEANKDLDMVTVPPSTHPVTAEEQDMMDVTTEAPSPQVTHGTEENEVETDTPAPAATEAPELLNTNPPAVESAPTEAPEDAEVIPQWTEAVKTDTFNEVVVEDDAEEGLSSGQVVGIVIGALLAVVIVIAVVIAAVRRMGKYSP